One segment of Pasteurella skyensis DNA contains the following:
- a CDS encoding DUF2254 domain-containing protein produces the protein MYRFLLWLKQPSNTLWVKPTLGALLALIIAFSSYWIDRWLPAQTLPKINIDIVDDLLNIIASSMLAVSTFSLSIMIAAFSSVASNATPRATELIIADGTTRTAISSFLSAFIYAVIAKILLGLGIFGTNGLFILFGCIVILLLYLVVVLIRWVQTLSGLGRLKNTLDRIQQKATESLHYYRNNPNLGTAAKITDLKQVRSIYSQKIGYLININLSGLQHWAEDNDCSLHIMVRVGNWLMPNKAMVLVQRDHFQDIDFDEINRFFIVDSQRKFEQDPSFGLSVLSEVAQRALSPAINDSGTALTVLATLAQLLIERPIEKEDDRYFDRLSIVPLDEGIFIEESIAPIARDGATNINIGIAILKTLATIYHQAPTVELSLAAQKEAENTLQRSIEILSFENDKRLISDVYQQLFGYKLSQ, from the coding sequence ATGTACCGTTTTTTACTTTGGTTAAAGCAACCAAGCAATACATTATGGGTTAAGCCTACATTAGGGGCTTTATTAGCCCTAATCATTGCTTTCTCTTCTTATTGGATTGATCGTTGGTTACCTGCTCAAACTCTACCTAAAATTAATATAGATATTGTAGATGACTTATTAAATATTATCGCCTCCAGTATGCTAGCAGTAAGCACCTTCTCTCTTTCAATTATGATTGCTGCTTTTAGTTCCGTCGCCAGTAATGCCACACCTCGAGCAACAGAGTTAATTATTGCCGATGGTACCACTCGAACCGCTATCTCTAGCTTTCTTTCTGCTTTTATTTATGCAGTTATTGCGAAGATATTACTAGGACTTGGTATTTTTGGCACAAATGGGCTGTTTATTCTATTTGGTTGTATTGTTATTCTATTATTGTACTTAGTGGTAGTTTTAATCCGTTGGGTACAAACTCTTTCAGGCTTAGGGCGTTTGAAAAATACCTTAGATCGTATTCAACAAAAAGCAACAGAATCATTACATTATTATCGTAATAATCCAAATTTAGGGACTGCCGCCAAAATTACTGATCTAAAACAAGTAAGGTCAATTTATTCTCAAAAGATTGGTTATTTAATTAATATAAATCTTTCAGGGTTACAGCATTGGGCTGAAGATAACGATTGTTCTTTACATATTATGGTACGTGTAGGGAACTGGTTAATGCCCAATAAAGCAATGGTATTAGTGCAACGAGATCATTTTCAGGATATTGATTTTGATGAAATTAATCGTTTCTTTATTGTAGATTCACAACGTAAATTTGAACAAGATCCAAGTTTTGGTTTATCTGTATTAAGTGAAGTAGCACAACGAGCGCTTTCTCCTGCAATTAATGATTCAGGGACTGCATTAACAGTCTTAGCTACTCTTGCACAATTATTAATTGAAAGGCCCATCGAAAAAGAAGATGACAGATATTTTGATCGTTTAAGTATTGTTCCATTAGATGAAGGTATTTTTATTGAAGAATCTATTGCTCCTATTGCACGAGATGGGGCAACAAATATAAATATTGGGATCGCTATTTTAAAAACACTTGCGACTATTTATCATCAAGCTCCAACTGTTGAACTTTCACTTGCTGCACAAAAAGAAGCAGAAAATACTTTACAGCGTAGCATTGAAATACTGAGTTTTGAAAATGATAAACGTCTTATTAGTGACGTCTATCAACAACTTTTTGGATATAAACTGAGTCAATAA
- the lpxH gene encoding UDP-2,3-diacylglucosamine diphosphatase — protein sequence MHYYFISDLHLSESQPEITQHFLQFLTQKAPLACELYILGDFFDFWIGDDEQSDLISTVKQSLKTLTQQGVNCYFICGNRDFLIGKRFALETGITLLPDYKRVTLFDKHILLCHGDTLCIDDVNYQNFRTKVHNKWIQGLFLKLPLKLRIAIAQKIRAKSRLNKQGKPIEIMDINPEFTLQIMQQYQADWLIHGHTHKQNIHFCKFSDTSDRYFTRIVLGDWHKDKTSILRLDENGFRFEDK from the coding sequence ATGCATTATTACTTTATTTCAGATCTCCATTTAAGTGAGTCTCAACCAGAAATCACTCAGCATTTTTTGCAATTTTTAACGCAAAAGGCACCGCTTGCCTGTGAACTATACATTTTAGGTGATTTCTTTGACTTTTGGATTGGTGATGATGAACAATCTGATCTTATATCCACAGTAAAACAGTCGCTCAAAACCCTCACACAACAAGGCGTTAATTGCTATTTTATCTGTGGTAATCGTGATTTTTTAATTGGAAAACGCTTTGCTTTAGAAACAGGTATCACTTTATTGCCAGACTATAAACGAGTAACATTATTTGATAAACATATATTGCTTTGTCATGGTGATACTCTTTGTATCGATGATGTAAACTATCAAAATTTTCGTACAAAAGTACACAACAAATGGATTCAAGGTCTATTCCTTAAACTCCCTTTAAAACTCAGAATAGCGATTGCACAGAAAATTCGAGCAAAAAGCCGTTTAAATAAACAAGGAAAACCGATAGAAATTATGGATATAAATCCTGAGTTTACCCTTCAAATAATGCAACAATATCAAGCTGATTGGCTAATTCACGGACATACTCATAAACAAAATATTCATTTTTGCAAATTTTCAGATACATCTGACCGCTATTTTACTCGTATTGTACTCGGTGATTGGCATAAAGATAAAACTTCTATTTTAAGACTGGATGAAAATGGCTTTAGGTTTGAAGATAAATGA
- the proS gene encoding proline--tRNA ligase — protein MRTSQYLLSTLKETPNDAQVVSHQLMLRAGMIRPLAAGLYTWLPTGLRVLKKVENIVREEMNKAAVEVSMPVVQPADLWIESQRWDDYGPELLRFEDRGNRPFVLGPTHEEVITDLVRREITSYKQLPLNLYQIQTKFRDEVRPRFGIMRSREFLMKDAYSFHITAESLQQTYDVMHQTYCNIFNRLGLDFRPVQADTGSIGGNASHEFQVLAESGEDDIVFSTESDYAANIELAEAVAVGEKQAPTKAMELVDTPNAKTIAEVVEQFDVTIEKTVKTLIVKGATEEQPLIALILRGDHDLNEIKAIKLPEVAEPFEFADEADIKAKVGAGLGSLGVVDMPIPMIIDRSVELMSDFSTGANIDGKHYFNVNWERDVALPKVADLRNVVEGDPSPDGKGSLLIKRGIEVGHIFQLGSKYSEAMNATVQGEDGRPQTLIMGCYGIGVSRVVAAAIEQNHDERGIKWSNAIAPFTVAIIPMNMHKSDEVKQEAEALYEQLKALNIDVIFDDRKERPGVMFADMELIGVPHTIVIGQRSLENGELEYKSRHTGEKQMIAKDQIIDFIQSQLS, from the coding sequence ATGCGTACCAGTCAATATTTACTTTCAACATTAAAAGAAACTCCAAATGACGCTCAAGTGGTTAGCCATCAGTTAATGCTACGAGCAGGAATGATCAGACCTTTAGCCGCAGGACTTTATACTTGGTTACCAACAGGATTACGTGTATTAAAAAAAGTAGAAAATATCGTACGTGAAGAGATGAATAAAGCGGCAGTAGAAGTCTCTATGCCAGTAGTTCAGCCAGCGGATTTATGGATTGAATCACAACGCTGGGATGACTATGGTCCTGAATTATTACGTTTTGAAGATCGTGGTAATCGCCCATTTGTATTAGGCCCAACTCACGAAGAAGTGATTACCGATTTAGTGCGCCGTGAAATTACTTCATATAAACAGTTGCCTTTAAATTTATATCAAATTCAAACTAAATTCCGTGATGAAGTACGTCCTCGTTTTGGGATTATGCGCTCTCGTGAATTTTTAATGAAAGATGCTTATTCTTTCCACATTACAGCTGAGTCATTACAGCAAACTTATGATGTAATGCATCAAACATATTGCAATATTTTTAATCGTTTAGGTTTAGATTTCCGTCCTGTGCAAGCAGATACAGGTTCAATTGGAGGCAATGCCTCACACGAGTTTCAAGTACTAGCAGAAAGTGGTGAAGATGATATTGTATTCTCAACAGAATCAGATTATGCCGCAAATATTGAATTAGCAGAAGCGGTAGCAGTAGGTGAGAAGCAAGCACCAACTAAAGCAATGGAGTTAGTGGATACCCCAAATGCAAAAACCATTGCCGAAGTGGTAGAACAATTTGATGTAACGATTGAGAAAACGGTAAAAACGTTAATTGTTAAAGGGGCGACGGAAGAGCAACCTTTAATCGCATTGATATTACGTGGTGATCACGATTTAAATGAAATCAAAGCCATTAAATTACCAGAAGTAGCAGAGCCATTTGAATTTGCTGATGAAGCGGATATTAAAGCAAAAGTTGGTGCTGGTTTAGGCTCATTAGGTGTTGTTGATATGCCTATTCCTATGATTATCGATCGTAGTGTTGAGCTGATGAGTGATTTTTCTACTGGTGCAAATATTGATGGTAAACATTATTTCAATGTAAACTGGGAACGTGATGTTGCGTTACCAAAAGTCGCTGATTTACGTAACGTTGTAGAAGGTGATCCAAGCCCAGACGGTAAAGGTTCATTATTGATTAAACGTGGTATCGAAGTAGGGCATATTTTCCAATTAGGCTCAAAATACTCAGAAGCAATGAATGCCACAGTGCAAGGTGAAGATGGACGTCCACAAACCTTAATTATGGGGTGTTACGGTATCGGTGTGTCTCGTGTTGTAGCTGCAGCGATTGAGCAAAATCACGATGAGCGTGGTATTAAATGGTCGAATGCGATTGCACCTTTCACCGTAGCGATTATTCCAATGAATATGCACAAATCTGATGAAGTAAAACAAGAAGCAGAAGCCCTTTATGAACAATTAAAAGCATTGAATATTGATGTGATTTTTGATGATCGTAAAGAACGTCCAGGTGTAATGTTTGCGGATATGGAATTGATCGGTGTACCACACACTATCGTGATTGGACAACGTAGCCTTGAAAATGGCGAGCTTGAATATAAGAGCCGTCATACAGGTGAAAAACAGATGATTGCTAAAGATCAAATTATTGATTTTATCCAGTCTCAACTTAGTTAA
- a CDS encoding 1-acylglycerol-3-phosphate O-acyltransferase, giving the protein MLKILRIILVTFLAMGICIIGSIYSLFHFKDPSNVYFVTQKFAWLHQFLGIKLIRRPKDDFTQNAIYVANHQNNYDMVTIASMVQPKTVSIGKKSLVWIPFFGLVYWSTGNILIHRENRKSAINTMNKVADIIKKDNISIWMFPEGTRSRGRGLLPFKKGAFHTAVAAGVPIVPVVCSNLHNKIDLNRKNNGYVICETLEPIDTTTYTRENIKELIQLCHDRMDAKIKVLNQEVAELEAKA; this is encoded by the coding sequence ATGCTTAAAATTTTGCGAATTATTCTAGTCACTTTCCTCGCAATGGGAATTTGTATTATTGGTTCAATTTATTCATTATTTCATTTTAAAGATCCAAGTAATGTTTATTTTGTTACACAGAAGTTTGCGTGGTTACATCAATTTTTGGGCATCAAATTGATAAGACGACCAAAAGATGATTTTACCCAAAATGCAATTTATGTTGCAAATCATCAAAATAATTATGATATGGTCACTATTGCATCAATGGTGCAACCTAAAACAGTGAGTATTGGTAAAAAAAGTCTAGTTTGGATTCCTTTTTTTGGCTTGGTTTATTGGAGTACAGGGAATATTTTAATTCATCGTGAAAACCGTAAAAGTGCGATTAACACAATGAATAAGGTTGCAGATATTATTAAAAAAGACAATATTTCTATTTGGATGTTTCCTGAAGGAACCCGTAGTCGTGGGCGTGGGTTACTGCCTTTCAAAAAAGGGGCATTTCATACTGCGGTTGCGGCAGGTGTACCTATTGTTCCAGTGGTATGTTCAAATCTTCATAACAAAATAGATTTAAACCGCAAAAATAATGGTTATGTCATCTGTGAAACATTAGAACCTATTGATACCACTACTTATACTCGTGAAAATATCAAAGAGTTAATTCAACTTTGTCACGACAGAATGGATGCAAAAATTAAAGTGCTTAATCAAGAAGTCGCAGAATTAGAAGCAAAAGCTTAA
- the pflA gene encoding pyruvate formate lyase 1-activating protein — MTTKARIHSFESCGTVDGPGIRFILFLQGCLMRCKYCHNRDTWDLHSGKEITVEELMKEVVTYKHFMNATGGGVTASGGEAVLQMEFVRDWFRACKKEGINTCLDTNGFVRHYSEVVDEMLEVTDLVLLDLKQLNNDIHKNLIGVSNKRTLEFARYLHQKNQKTWIRYVVVPGYTDDDDSVHRLGKFIEGMDNIEKVELLPYHRLGEHKWETMGEEYELADVQPPPKEKLVHIQKILEGYGHIVKF; from the coding sequence ATGACAACAAAGGCTCGAATCCATTCTTTTGAATCTTGTGGAACTGTAGATGGGCCAGGTATCCGTTTTATTTTATTTTTACAAGGCTGTTTAATGCGTTGTAAATATTGCCATAACCGAGATACTTGGGATTTGCATAGTGGAAAAGAGATTACTGTTGAAGAATTGATGAAAGAAGTGGTTACATATAAACATTTTATGAATGCAACAGGTGGTGGTGTAACTGCTTCTGGTGGAGAAGCTGTTCTACAAATGGAATTTGTGCGAGATTGGTTTCGAGCTTGTAAGAAAGAGGGAATTAATACTTGTTTAGATACCAATGGATTTGTGCGACATTATAGTGAAGTTGTTGATGAAATGTTAGAAGTAACAGATTTAGTTTTACTTGATTTAAAGCAACTAAATAATGATATTCATAAAAATTTAATTGGTGTTTCTAATAAGAGAACTTTGGAGTTTGCACGTTATTTACATCAAAAAAATCAAAAAACGTGGATTCGCTATGTGGTTGTACCGGGCTATACCGATGATGATGATTCAGTGCATCGTTTGGGAAAATTTATTGAAGGAATGGATAATATTGAAAAAGTTGAATTACTTCCTTATCATCGTTTAGGCGAGCATAAATGGGAAACGATGGGAGAGGAGTATGAACTTGCTGATGTACAACCTCCACCAAAAGAAAAATTAGTACATATTCAGAAAATCTTAGAGGGATATGGTCATATCGTGAAATTTTAA